From one Montipora capricornis isolate CH-2021 chromosome 10, ASM3666992v2, whole genome shotgun sequence genomic stretch:
- the LOC138020558 gene encoding uncharacterized protein, whose translation MAAEHVVDKQSELSDSSPSTWNVTRSKMLIQFYKENRILWDKNHKDYGKKTLQKKTLIPLIAKLERSMVPKSEEEIKKRWHNLRSSALRYFKKHSSSDEQVKWAYWNDMSFLRELSAAKEEEEPRSWSDEEIDMLISFFQANECLWNHNIPSYHQQSQNKDLLYDMMSKELDDKYDSSEIQKKWKELEKKFKQEHCKASVKPSGSGTDEVYNPTFPFYDQLQFLTSICETDETMDSIEEPSNPKPRKRSKGQMQEEREDRKLELMSDAIQAMKETPASTRMHNQGGMVGNAEAVAFGTYVGITLSKLSRQKFRQAKKCIGDILYNNEESEDALSRNIPVSDYQFDRQSRASTPSSYETYHNTNYHPAMQYTSSYNY comes from the exons ATGGCGGCTGAACATGTGGTTGATAAACAATCCGAGCTATCCGATTCTTCCCCTTCAACATGGAATGTAACCAGAAGTAAAATGTTAATTCAGTTCTATAAAGAAAACAGAATCCTCTGGGATAAAAATCACAAAGATTACGGGAAAAAGACACTCCAAAAGAAGACGCTCATCCCTTTGATTGCAAAGCTGGAGCGATCCATGGTGCCAAAAAGCgaagaagaaataaagaaacgatGGCATAATCTGCGTAGTTCTGCTTTACGTTACTTCAAAAAGCATTCCTCTAGTGACGAGCAAGTAAAATGGGCTTACTGGAACGATATGTCCTTTTTGCGAGAACTTTCTGCAGCTAAAGAGGAAGAAGAACCCAGGTCTTGGTCAGACGAGGAAATAG ACATGCTCATCAGCTTTTTTCAAGCAAATGAATGTTTATGGAATCATAATATTCCTTCTTACCATCAACAATCCCAAAACAAAGATCTTCTTTATGACATGATGTCTAAGGAGCTGGATGACAAGTATGACTCTTCAGAGATtcagaaaaaatggaaagaacTGGAAAAGAAGTTCAAACAAGAACACTGTAAAGCTTCAGTGAAACCCTCTGGTTCAGGAACTGATGAAGTTTATAATCCAACATTTCCTTTTTATGATCAACTACAGTTTCTTACTAGCATTTGTGAAACAGACGAGACAATGGATTCAATTGAGGAACCCTCTAATCCAAAACCGAGAAAAAGGTCAAAGGGACAAATGCAAGAAGAAAGAGAGGACCGGAAGTTAGAGCTAATGTCTGATGCTATTCAAGCCATGAAAGAAACACCAGCTTCAACAAGGATGCACAATCAGGGCGGTATGGTGGGAAATGCAGAGGCTGTGGCATTTGGAACTTATGTAGGAATAACTCTTTCAAAACTAAGCAGGCAAAAATTTCGTCAAGCTAAAAAATGCATTGGTGATATCTTGTATAACAATGAAGAAAGTGAAGATGCATTGTCTCGTAATATTCCTGTCAGTGACTATCAATTTGATCGACAGAGCAGGGCCTCAACACCTAGTAGCTATGAGACATATCATAACACTAATTACCATCCAGCAATGCAGTACACAAGCAGCTACAATTATTGA